Proteins encoded in a region of the Flavobacteriaceae bacterium HL-DH10 genome:
- a CDS encoding outer membrane lipoprotein carrier protein LolA, producing the protein MNKIITLVLITISINVFSQNKAKSLLNEVSQKVKGYDNISIEFKYVLENTSENIKQETRGDVILQGDKYKLNILGVTRLYDGKTLYSISPEDEEVTISSESDNEEDTITPSKMLSFYEDGYMYALDVEQNIKGRKIQYVKLTPIDSDSEIKYILLGIDANTKHIYNLIQVGKNGSKTTLTVNSFKTNEPLSKSLFTFDANKYKDYYINNLD; encoded by the coding sequence ATGAATAAAATTATAACATTAGTCTTGATAACAATATCAATTAATGTTTTTTCTCAAAATAAAGCTAAAAGTTTATTAAACGAAGTTTCTCAAAAAGTAAAAGGTTACGATAATATTTCAATAGAATTTAAATATGTTTTAGAAAACACTTCAGAAAATATAAAACAAGAAACTAGAGGAGATGTTATCTTACAAGGTGACAAATATAAACTTAACATCCTTGGTGTTACACGCCTATATGATGGTAAAACATTATATAGTATTAGTCCTGAGGATGAAGAAGTAACTATTTCGTCTGAAAGCGACAATGAAGAAGATACTATTACTCCTAGCAAAATGCTTTCATTTTATGAAGATGGATATATGTATGCCTTAGACGTTGAACAAAACATAAAAGGCAGAAAAATCCAGTATGTAAAATTAACACCTATTGATTCAGATTCTGAAATTAAATACATCCTTTTAGGTATAGACGCAAACACAAAACACATTTACAATTTAATACAAGTTGGAAAAAACGGTTCAAAAACAACGCTTACTGTTAATTCTTTTAAAACAAACGAGCCTTTATCAAAAAGCTTATTTACATTTGATGCCAATAAATATAAAGATTATTACATCAACAATTTAGATTAG